In the Bicyclus anynana chromosome 6, ilBicAnyn1.1, whole genome shotgun sequence genome, one interval contains:
- the LOC112046946 gene encoding uncharacterized protein LOC112046946, producing the protein MDPCLNLVQLVEKYPCIYNNTLPDYSRKDVVDKAWAEIAESMDWPVTSCQSKWKNMRNGFVRSIKLAPDGSSKNQRKMYYLHNEMQFLVPFVKVSVYSEEHESRSPQHTEEFYSPFDDESCNEESILSPAPVTKAFKKPKRRRVEPEIEWSKEKEYNKGDSRKMFLFSLLPDVETLTEKQMRDFRIKVLLLLEEVQTSPSNSTLQAHQQKYQQLRNTLDLPHSTISAVKNELAEETLTNAT; encoded by the exons ATGGATCCTTGTTTAAACTTAGTCCAATTAGTTGAAAAGTATCCTTGTATATATAACAATACATTGCCTGATTACTCGAGGAAGGATGTGGTGGATAAAGCATGGGCAGAGATTGCAGAATCGATGGATTGGCCTG TTACTTCCTGCCAAAGTAAATGGAAAAACATGAGGAACGGTTTTGTACGCAGCATAAAATTAGCCCCTGACGGTTCATCAAAAAACCAAAGGAAGATGTATTATTTGCATAATGAAATGCAATTTCTCGTGCCATTTGTCAAAGTATCGGTTTACTCTGAAGAACACGAGAGCAGATCTCCACAACACACCGAAGAATTTTATTCTCCATTCGATGACGAATCTTGCAACGAAGAAAGCATTTTGTCACCTGCTCCGGTCACTAAAGCGTTCAAAAAGCCGAAAAGAAGAAGAGTTGAACCAGAGATCGAATGGTCAAAAGAGAAAGAGTACAACAAAGGCGATTCCaggaaaatgtttttattcaGCTTATTACCAGACGTCGAGACTCTTACAGAGAAGCAGATGCGAGATTTCCGAATAAAAGTGCTACTGCTTCTAGAAGAAGTTCAAACAAGCCCATCTAACAGCACATTACAAGCACATCAGCAGAAGTACCAACAGTTAAGAAACACACTAGACTTGCCGCATTCGACAATATCAGCTGTTAAAAACGAGCTAGCGGAAGAAACTTTGACCAACGCGACTTAA